In Phaseolus vulgaris cultivar G19833 chromosome 7, P. vulgaris v2.0, whole genome shotgun sequence, the genomic stretch ACTTAGAGGTTCAACCTCACAGGTTTGAATGTTAGAGATTGGTCTTCTTAAGAGGCCAAGGTGCTGATAAGTGTCACAAATCTCTCTGATTGTGTGAATTTATGGAAATTAGCATCAGATATTTAGGACTTTTGTTCCTCTTTTAACTTTGAGGGCAGGGTGAAACTTATTTTTTGGGCCCAAGGGGGGTTATTGTTATTGAGTCTCCAGTTATTAGGGTCCATGTTAGGAATAAAAAGACGATAAATAGAAAGTTGGGATGCTGATCTATTACTAGCAGTGCTGACTGTCTTTCAGATGGTTAATAGTTGACAGATTCTCTGGTGAATACAGCCTAGCATGGATGCCAGGCCACCATAGACTATAGCTTGTCAGAGACAATGCCTTCATTAGTCATATTTGGACAAATCAGTTAGACTACCAGGCACCTCAAGCTTACACTATCAGTTGGATGGCGAAACTGAGGTAGTCAATGTCGGAATTGTGTTTGCTTAAGAGATGTCATGGAGGTGTTAAATATCTTTGCAAAAATACTCTTAGCCTTCTTCTGAAAAGAGTGACCTGATTTGAAtgatataagagttctcaataTATTGGGTTACTTAGATTGCCACAACAAGGTACAAGGATGAAAATCCATCTTTTTCTAGTGTTCAACTTTGTTTAATGGTATTTTACTACCATATTCTTCCGAGTGTTCATGAAAACCTTGGCCAAGAAACCACAATTCAACTGATGCAGACCAAGACAAATAATTCTTGCCTTTAAGTTTCTATGAAGCAATTGTGGGTGACCCAGAAAATGAGTGGACGGGTCAGGTCAAATGCCATTGCAGATTAGAAACAGAGAGCATAGGtgtaaaaacaaacaaattttcaaGGTCTTCAAATGGGGCCTGAAGTCTAATCAGTGGGAAAGGAGGAAAAGGCACTGCTCCCCCTTTGCATTTGTCACAAACCAAACACACTGTTTGTGTTGTGTATTCTTTCTTTCCAGCACATCGAGAGAGTTAAATCTATAATTCCTTCTTCTTTGGTTGATACTGTTCTCATTATTAGTCATTGAAAAAAGAGTGTTGTGATGATATGATATACAGATGCGTGCCATCATGAAATACAGATGTATGGTTGGTTTCCATTTCTTGATCATATATTCATACGTCTcatattacatttttaaaaaaatcttaatttgtTGATGACAGACTTTCCTTGGGAAGGCACTGCTATTGCATCAAATTTCAATAGAAAATGTGAGGCCCTTGCAGTGTCTGGCTTGGTTGATTACGGAGATGAGATTGATGTCATTGCCCCAGCAGACGTTTTGAAGCAGATATTTAAAATGCCATATTCCAAGGCTCGACTATCAATTGCCGTTCGTCGCATTGGTCATACTCTTGTTTTAAACACAGGGTGAGTATTTGATCTACTCATGACTTCATTTTGTTTACATGTCTAACTTCCACTTAATTGTGGCCTCTTATAATTGCTGTTGACTGTCTTTTGATTCATGATGCTTTATTCACTTTAGAAAATTGAGCTTCCCTATCCATTGTCTTTTGTAGCAATAAGAAATTGAATTCTTTGTTTTGAtccaaagaaaatattattagttgACGAAAATATTAACAAGGAAGGAAATTGATTTTATTGCATCTACCATGTATAAATTGTGCATTCTAGTTCATGATCTATGACTATGATACATAAAAGATTATTTTCATAGAATTTATTCAGACGTTTTATAGGGATTCAACCTTATTTGGGAAAAAAGAAATCTTAGTTAAGAATGTTTGGTTATTAGCTTCTGCTGGATTAAATCATCATTTCTGATTCTGAAACTTGCTATTTGACTTActcttttttctgtttttggcTGCCTTCTATTTATCATGGAGAAAAACAGGAGGTCATGTGAATGAATCTGTGTTGGCTACAAGGAGGAGGCTTTTATTTAAATACAATGTATAATTGTTACACAATTATGCAGTTCATAAAATCCCTAAGTAACAATATTTCCCTATTTACACAATATATTCCGTAACTACAATATTCCAAACAATCAAGCATTTGATTTATAAGTGACAAAGTATTTATGAAGTGCAGGCCAGATGTTGAAGAGGGAGAAAAACTTATAAGGAGGCATAACAATCAAGCAAAATGTGCAGATCAATCTTTATTCTTGAATTTTGCTATGCATTCAGTCAGAATGGAGGCGTGTGATTGTCCACCAACACATCATGTTCCATCAGAAGATCAATCAAATTCTTCTGTACTTCCTGGAGGAAAACCACCCCATATTGTGGTACAAAATGGTGATGTTCAAGCTGAAGGATACAATTGCCATTCTGAGTACTCACAGGTTGAGCAGGAAAACTTCTATTGGGGGAGCAAGAAGAACAGGAGAAATAAGAACCGTAGTCCAGTAAAGGTGTCACAAGTTGGTGAAAAACCCAGATCATCAGTGCAGGAATCTGAAAAACAAAGGAAAGTTGGTAATGATAGCTTTCTTAGGATTTTATTCTGGCAGTTTCATAACTTCCGCATGCTCTTGGGAAGTGATCTACTTTTATTCAGTAATGAAAAGTATGTTGCTGTGAGCTTGCATTTATGGGATGTCACACGACAGGTGAGGAGCATTCTTCTAAAAAATGTGTTGCGTCAAACTTTGTAGTAGcagattattaatatttaagtttTCCCAATTTTGGTAGGTCACGCCTTTGACTTGGCTTGAAGCATGGTTAGACAATGTCATGGCAAGTGTACCTGAGTTGGCTATTTGTTATCATCGCAATGGTGTTGTTCAGGGGTATGAGCTTTTGAAAACAGATgacatttttcttttgaaaggtATATCAGAGGATGGGACACCCGCATTTCATCCTCATGTTGTACAGCAAAATGGTTTGTCTGTTTTGAGATTCCTTCGGGATAATTGCAAACAGGATCCTGGAGCGTATTGggtactattattttttttctttacatttatatatttgttgcTTTTAGCTTTACTGTGTTAATatcttttaacaaatttattacCCTTAGTAGTACTAGGGAATCTGACTTAGAGTTTTGCAGCTTTATAAAGGTGCTGGTGAAGATGATATACAACTTTTTGATCTTTCCGTTATCCCCAAAAACCGTTCATCAGATGACAGTGATGATGCTTCAAGGTCCTTGCCATCATCAATCAGTAGGGGTAGAAGTGATGCAGTATATTCATTGGGAACTCTCCTCTATCGAATTGCTCACAGGCTTTCCCTATCAATGGTGTGAAAGAATGAAATGTATTTCTTGGCTAATGCTGCTTTTAGTGGTTTCTACTAATTTTTTACTAACCACTGTCTGTTTTGCTGTAGGCTGCTACAAATAGGGCTAGGTGTGTGAGGTTCTTTAGAAAGTGTTTGGAATTCCTTGATGATTCAGACCATTTGGTATGTCTTTGGAAACAAAATTGATGTATTTCCCAACCCCATTTACCTAGGATTTCTACTTATCTTTTGTTGAGTTGATTGCATTTCTGATACATGTTATGCTGAACAGGCCGTATGTGCAATAGCTCATGAACAATTTGCAAGGCTGATTTTAAATTATGATGATGAGTTGAATTTAACTTCTGAATCTCTGGCTCTAGAATGTGAACTAACTGTTACTGAAGCCAAAGAGTCATCTTGGGATGTTGAAAACAGTAATTCTGAACGAGGAGGTGCCCATGAGGTATTTTATCTGCTTCCTGGTGCCAAATCAGGTGAACATGGAAATATGATTGAGCATTTAGAATCAGAATGTTCTGTGAAGATGGTTTCTGAAGGACACAAACCCACGTCTGGGGAACTGATAGCAGTCAGTAACACGGAATCAACCAACCAGGAAGGGGGGGATGTACCAATCTCCTATTCTGTTGTTAGCTCTTCAGTTTGTGAAGTGTGTCCAGTTTCAACACCTGTGGTTCAGACAGTTGCCGATCCAATCTCATCCAAGTTAGCTGCTGTACATCATGTGTCACAGGCCATTAAGTCTCTGAGATGGATGCGACAGCTTCTGAGCACAGAACCAGAGGTGATGGATCAATTCACTGAAAACCATGATAGACCATCATCATCTTTTAATGTTTCTGTTTGTGCCTGTGGAGATGCTGACTGTATTGAAGTTTGTGACATTCGAGAATGGCTTCCAACGTCCAAGTTGGATCATAAGTTGTGGAAGCTTGTTCTTTTGCTTGGAGAATCATATTTGGCACTTGCAGAAGCTTATAAGGAGGATGGCCAACTGCATCAAGCATTAAAGGTAATTCAGCTATCATGTTCTGTTTATGGATCAATGCCTCCACATCTTGAAGACACAAAATTTATTTCTTCAATGGTTAGTGGCTCATCCTTACAGAGAAAACTCATTGATCTGAATGAAAACACATGGGGGGATGATGTAAAAGATGAGACTGTTAATGGCTATATTGAAAGGAAGTCTTCTGCCTACCTTTTCTGGGCAAAGGCATGGGCACTAGTAGGAGATGTTTATATTGAATTCCATAGGATAAAGGGTAAAGAAATCTCAATACAAGATCCGAAAAAACCTGCAACCAGAGAATTGAGAATGTCATCTGAGGTTGTGAAGGAAGTTAAAAGGCTGAAAAAGAAGTTGGTTCAAATGAACCAGAACTGCAGTTCATGTTCCTTGGTAAACTGCAGCTGCCAGAGTGACAGAGCTAGCAGTGGAAACAGTGCAAGCAGTAGTAGTGCAGATGTGGGCTTCATGACTCATAGTAGAAAGCATAGTAAACGATTGTCTACTAAAAATGCCAATTACTTGCCTCCGAAAGACCTAGAAGACGAGTTCATTCATGGCAAGGAGAATGGAAATGATTTTGTTGGCCAAATTGAGCATATTAATTATGGTGGAGATTTGAATCAGACAGATCCTCTTGAGAGTAGAATGGAAATTGAATCTTTAGCTGCTGTAAACCCTATAACCCATGAGGGATCCTCAGGGGTGGAAGCCTCATGTTCTAGAGTTGTATCTCAATCGGAAAATAATTCAAATGAAACACAGAAACTAAAAAACGGTGGGATATTTGAGTACGTAGTTGAACCTCGAGTGGGAAATGCAGAGTCCAATCTTTTAGCTGCTTTAAAGTGCTATGAAGAAGCTAGACAAGCATTACTTAAACTTCCAAATAGTTTGTCTGAGTTACAATCCGTAGTTAAAAAGAAAGGGTGGGTTTGCAATGAATTGGGCCGAATCAGACTTGAGAATAAAGATTCATTTAAGGCTGAACTAGCATTTACAGATGCTATAGATGCATTCAGAGAAGTTTCAGATCACAccaacataatattaataaactgTAATTTAGGCCATGGCAGACGGGCTTTGGCTGAGGAGATGGTATCTAAAATAGAGAATCTAAAGCTACATAATATTTTCCATAGTGCATACAATCATGCATTGGAAACTGCAAAACTGAAATATTTAGAGTCCCTTAGATTTTATGGGGCAGCAAGGTTAGAACTGAATGCCATGAATGATCATGATGATTCTGTGACAAGCAACTTGAGGAATGAGGCACATACACAGTTTGCTCATACTTATCTCCGGCTTGGAATGCTTTTGGCAAGAGAAAATACTACAGCAGTTTATGAAAATGGATCGTTGGAAGATACATATGTAAGTCACACGAAGCCCCAAGACAGAAAAGCCAGAAAAGATTTGAGAAAGCATGAGATTTCAGCCAATGAGGCCATTAGGGAAGCATTATCCGTGTATGAGTCACTAGGTGAATTGCGCAAACAGGAGGCTGCATATGCTTACTTCCAATTGGCTTGCTATCAGAGAGACTGTTGTTTGAAATTTATGAATTCTGGAAATAAGAAAAGCATTTTGCCTAAAGGAGAAAATAGTGCTGTGCAGCGAGTAAAACAGTATGCATCTCTGGCAGAGAGGAACTGGCAAAAGGCGCTGGATTTCTATGGCCCTACAACTCATCCTAATATGTATTTGACTATTGTTATGGAGAGATCAGCTCTTTCATTAAGCCTTTCAAGCTATTTACACTCCAATGTGGTATTTTCCTGTACTTCTTTTacacattaattttattttgattatgacTATATTTTACTGACATACTCATTGAGATGATTTAATTGCATCATTAATCTTTTCTGTTGCACTATGCTATCTAATGTCGTGTGTGTATTATTAACAAAGACTCCTTGAAAATTTACATACTTGGGCAGAATCCATTGATTTGTTTGTTAACCTATAAAATTAACTTAGGCACTTCTTAGCtacaaaaatgttttaaaattcaCGAAATTAGGTTCTGTTTTTCCAACTTAGATTTACTTCCTATGAAACTTGGTAAAAATGTCTCCATGGTGCTGGGTAAAGTTGCTGTCTTAGATATGTTTTATTGTGAACTCGACCATCTTTTGGAATAAGGAGGGTCATAGAATACATAAAAGATGAAAATTCTCTGTATTCCTGACTTGCATTTTTCTGAATCAATTAATTCCCGTAAATATCTTGTGATATTCCATAAAACTGTGTACATTATTAATGAAGACCTTACTCTAGACTTTATTGAATTGAAATTTGGTTTTTGATATACccatcaaaattttattaacgAACCAGTGTATATTTCTGTCATTTGTTGATTCTTCCATAATTTTGTTGCAGGTGCTGGAATCAGCTTTGGCACATATGCTTGAAGGACGCCATGTTTCAGATACTAATGGGGACACTTTCAGTACCAGTTATCCTGAATTACATGCAAAATATTGGAGTCAGTTACAGATGCTTTTGAAGAGAATGTTGGCCACGATACTTTCATCGACTGCAAACAAAACTCCTTGTCAACCATCTTCGACATCTAGCAGATTTGGAGATGGTGGAAAGATCAAAGAACTCTACAAGATGTCCCTTAAGGCTAATGATATGATCCAATTGCATAACATGCACACCTTTTGGATATCGTGATGGTAAATTAATCCAACTGCACACCGTGTACAGTGTATATAGCTTGTGAAAATCATGACAGTAACTTCGTTGTGACATTTCTTGTCTTGTTAACATCGGATCAAtgtaaaattataagaaaaagttTATGGTCCCTAAAAGTATCATTAATTTTAGTTTCCTATAGaaagaattaattattatttaaaattgaattaaaaaaaaaattatacattgtAATGAAGATCGAACATtggaatgaaattttaaaaattttttatgtaaataattttgtGGATTTTGAAAGCGTAATTTCTTTTACAGACTTGAATATTTATAAGATGATTTGAAGGCTTTTGCTTACATATAATTTTGCAACTTGCAATGTATCAAATTccaaagatatttttttagcatttaaatttttttgtataGTGCAGGTCCAGATTATTTAATGCAGTAAGCAAAAGACTCATTTGAAATGTTTTATAGGATTTAAAAGTGGGGTTGTAAGTGATGAACCGCTAAATTATTTCTATTGATTGTTTAACATGGGTCATATACTTGGGGTGTATTGAGTTAGAGTTTACATCACacttatcataattatttatttaaatataaatatattcttaAAAGCTTTAAGAATAAAAGAATTGATTATATCATAACTCATTATAAATTGTATGATTTGTacaattgattatttttagtACTAATTGATCATTTCTCAATTTGATTCAATACATATACGTGCAGCtaataaattattcttaattAATCGATTAAGTTGTTCTTGTTTTTTAGAATTAATTATAAACAGAATAATCAAATTAATgaagaaataatatattatttctaaattatgGTTCACATTTATtcgattatatattataataattggTTATGTTGTTTCAATTGtgtttttaaatataatgaagaataaaataatcaattttcaataaatttaattgattaagTTTTCTCAAATATTTTTCTACGAATTGTTTTGaatgcttttttttattttcaattacaaTTACTATCAAACATTTCCCCACATTAAGAAAGTTCCAAGatcctaaaaataatttttttatatttttgtgtgaAAGTTTTCATATAGAAGAAGGCACTTTACTTTTGGataatttgttgtatttttttttaattttgtgaatATTTTTCCTACTTCGTTGAGATTATATTATTAAGGTCATTTATCGTATTTgagttattatttaaaatttcgttacgatttttttttaaaagtgtttcGATGAATTCAAAGAGGAAGATGTATTTAAAGAACCATTGATATAGGATTATTGGATGTACCGATACAAGTTTCCAGTTGAAGATTAAGAGAGCAGATATTCATTTTTTGAATCAATTCTCCATTTATCTTTGGAATCTTATTGATCCTCACAGTTAGTGTCAATGTTTCGACCTTAAGTTAAATAACACCGCTAATGTCACGAGGTCGGAACATTGACCTGTGAGAATCAAAAACTTGTTTCCTTAATCCTCAACTTAGTGAATTTGTTTcagtacattaaatagtttagCATcacttaataattaataatttatatacattttcTTAATCaacaaatattgtttttaagaacaaaataaacaaaatcgTGATGAATTTACAAGTTTCAAAGTATATCGTATTTTAGATGCAACTTACTTACTTGATGCGGaacacaaattaaataaatatagttaaaaaaaattatagaaacaaaatatttattatgatttaaGTATGAAATGAGCCAAAATATTTATTAGGATAAGAATATACTAAACCAGGTTTCATTAAAGATTGGAACAGTCTAGTTTAGAACACTTTAGACACACGGAAGGATCTTTATCCCATATATTTCTATGATAGTGATtaacattaaattttaaaagaatataaaagtaCAAATGAGATGataattatgaaaattttaatatttatataatatatataattcttttaCCGACTATGTTATTTCGAgagaattaattttaaaataattaatattcaaaattataatatttgataaataatCTCGGGCTTTCATTTCAAACCAGGAACTTCAAATTTACTACTtacaaattttagttttatgaaaaaaatttcaatttcaatttatacTTTAATTTCATTAAGGTAGTTTGTGGTAATTATTTACAAGAATAATTCTTTatataccattttttttaaaacaaataggATAAACACTAACACGAGCATTGATACGACACAGACACAcagatatatataatatttaaaatgtaggGTACGatgacacaaatctatatattatataattatgaattaaataaattgacaataaaaatttatatatataaatatgttacAGATTTTTTTTGGAGCAGAGagatatttttcataattagttcaaaatgatttatttcttatttttataatcataataaaaatgtatacaATACGTTTGAGTTttaataagtttgagtttttataaaattaatgtattttttccttttaaaattatgttagaaccatactaaaattgtcagaaatctaataaatattttttgaattagacaccTCACCGGATACGTATCTTATGaatgtcatacgagtgtcggtgtccgattCGTGTATCCGACATCGACATTAGAGATTTATAGCGTGTTAAAAATGAGACAATTTCGtttttatgtattaattttttaaataatctcgttaataattttgtatttataacttttttcttAAGTTGAATCTTATATAATCCCGTCTCACACAGAATCTGCGCAGGAAAAAGAACGTTGAAAAATCACGTTGGCCACGCGGCAGAATCTTGCGGTGACACCAACACAACGTGTTATCGCTTCATACTTAAGCGATAAGCAACTTTGAAAATTCTTGTTCGTGTGCTTCCTTCGTTCTATTCTCTCTTATAAAACGCGATTTCAAAACCACAAAATGGGCACTCCCTTTGTCCTCAGAATCTCAGAACTCGCAATCCTCGTTTTCTTCGCTTCAGTTTGCATAGCCATGTCGGATTCCGCCGCCACACcgctcgatcagcacgccacCGGTGCTTCCACTGCACCGGCGGTTCACATCGTCTACACCGAGAGGCCACAGGACGAGGAGCCTGAGGCCTATCACATCCGAACCCTCTCCGCTGTTCTTGGCAGGTGCGCTATTCTCATCCAAAATCGTGCTATTCGATATATGCTTCTGTGAAGAAATAACAAATTGCACTGATCACGTCTTAATTCTAGAATAAACCATCGATTTTCTCTCTCTTAGGTTTTTAAGCGGTTGGGATTATATAGTTTGGTCTCTAGAGTATAGAATTATATcgatttaattttgaattgggACTAATTTGAAGGAATTTTGATACCTAATGTGACATGATTTCTGATGCTTAAGACTACTTTTATGGTTTTGTTACTTTGAATACTGCACTTAGAATTTGGGTTTAGAGTTTAGGATCTAACTCAACAATATGAAATCAGTTTGTTTGTAAGGTGAGAGTTGTCTTTTACTTCTGTAATTTAATTTGGTTATGTTATTGGTCGTATGGAATCTTCAATTCATCTTTCATGCTAAGGATTCAATAGTTTGAATGTGAAGGTTGTAAGGCTGTTGAATGTGAAGGTTGTAAGACTGTTGAATGTGAAGGTTGTAAGACTGTTGAATGTGAAGGTTTAGGTGGCTCGATAAGCCCACAACAATTGATATGATAGGCTTACATGcgatatttacatttttaagaATTCTCATTTGTACTGCTAAAATTTTCATCAGAGTAACTTGATGATTCAGGTGTGTGTTTTTTGTTAAAGTAATGGTGTGATTGGTTAACTATTGCAGTGAGGAGGCTGCCAAGGAGGCTTTGTTGTATAGTTACAAAGCTGCAGCTAGTGGGTTTTCTGCTAAGCTTACTCCGGAGCAGGTTGAGCAGATTTCACGTAAGTTCGGTTGTtttcaatctgttttttttattaatcattcTCTCTTTTAAAATGCTTGATGTTATATGTTTCATTTACGCTACTTTAAGTTTTACCCTTCTTTTATGTTTGTGCATTTAAATGTTTTCGATGTTATGTAGTTTCCAATGTGATTGTTTTTATCagattttatttaatgtttgaaGATAGATTAttcacataataataatatcgtAATAATCCTGTTGGTTTGGGTTGAGTTAGTTGGTACTTGGAGTAGTTTTATTAGTATGGCTTAATTTGTGGAATTGCTCAGACAACTATCACTTAGTTTTTGCTTAGTTTTTATGCAGAATCTGTTTTTTAGCTAAATTTCTCGATGCTCCAtttctattataaaattttcaaaactgaTTCAAATTacaatctttttattttttttcctagaCAAGCAAACTAGTAATCGATTCGAGAGCAGTTTCTGGTACCTTTATATTCATATAATACGTGTTACCCCTCCTAACCCGGTTGGCATTATCCTTGGATCTTTTGGTTGTGATGTTCTTTTATGCTCTGACATCTAGTGCAAAGGGTTTCAAACATTCAACTGATAGAACTTCTTGAACCATATTGTTAATCATAATCAAGTTCCTGAGGTTTTTATGACGCTCGTGTGTGCCATGCATGTCTATTTCCACAAAATGCTCTTTCCCATGCTTTTAAAGTTGCACCATTGCAATCATAGCAACCAGATGATTATGAGGGGTCCTAAAAATTACTGAGAATTTCAACCTTTCCAAATTCTGGCTTTATTGGAAATCATGGTTCTCCCCATGTACAGGCTGATGATGGAAGAAATTCAAATGCTAATTTTTTACATTCTGATTTAAtctttccattttttttgtCCTATTTGCATTCTTCTAATAGTATTATAAATCTAAATCCTCGTCCTTTTGGCTCTAT encodes the following:
- the LOC137830494 gene encoding uncharacterized protein isoform X3 produces the protein MHSVRMEACDCPPTHHVPSEDQSNSSVLPGGKPPHIVVQNGDVQAEGYNCHSEYSQVEQENFYWGSKKNRRNKNRSPVKVSQVGEKPRSSVQESEKQRKVGNDSFLRILFWQFHNFRMLLGSDLLLFSNEKYVAVSLHLWDVTRQVTPLTWLEAWLDNVMASVPELAICYHRNGVVQGYELLKTDDIFLLKGISEDGTPAFHPHVVQQNGLSVLRFLRDNCKQDPGAYWLYKGAGEDDIQLFDLSVIPKNRSSDDSDDASRSLPSSISRGRSDAVYSLGTLLYRIAHRLSLSMAATNRARCVRFFRKCLEFLDDSDHLAVCAIAHEQFARLILNYDDELNLTSESLALECELTVTEAKESSWDVENSNSERGGAHEVFYLLPGAKSGEHGNMIEHLESECSVKMVSEGHKPTSGELIAVSNTESTNQEGGDVPISYSVVSSSVCEVCPVSTPVVQTVADPISSKLAAVHHVSQAIKSLRWMRQLLSTEPEVMDQFTENHDRPSSSFNVSVCACGDADCIEVCDIREWLPTSKLDHKLWKLVLLLGESYLALAEAYKEDGQLHQALKVIQLSCSVYGSMPPHLEDTKFISSMVSGSSLQRKLIDLNENTWGDDVKDETVNGYIERKSSAYLFWAKAWALVGDVYIEFHRIKGKEISIQDPKKPATRELRMSSEVVKEVKRLKKKLVQMNQNCSSCSLVNCSCQSDRASSGNSASSSSADVGFMTHSRKHSKRLSTKNANYLPPKDLEDEFIHGKENGNDFVGQIEHINYGGDLNQTDPLESRMEIESLAAVNPITHEGSSGVEASCSRVVSQSENNSNETQKLKNGGIFEYVVEPRVGNAESNLLAALKCYEEARQALLKLPNSLSELQSVVKKKGWVCNELGRIRLENKDSFKAELAFTDAIDAFREVSDHTNIILINCNLGHGRRALAEEMVSKIENLKLHNIFHSAYNHALETAKLKYLESLRFYGAARLELNAMNDHDDSVTSNLRNEAHTQFAHTYLRLGMLLARENTTAVYENGSLEDTYVSHTKPQDRKARKDLRKHEISANEAIREALSVYESLGELRKQEAAYAYFQLACYQRDCCLKFMNSGNKKSILPKGENSAVQRVKQYASLAERNWQKALDFYGPTTHPNMYLTIVMERSALSLSLSSYLHSNVVLESALAHMLEGRHVSDTNGDTFSTSYPELHAKYWSQLQMLLKRMLATILSSTANKTPCQPSSTSSRFGDGGKIKELYKMSLKANDMIQLHNMHTFWIS